From the genome of Bifidobacterium asteroides, one region includes:
- a CDS encoding extracellular solute-binding protein: MSGGICGLPMDPGPMALFCNKEVLDRAGVGEPPRTWDEYYEAARKTKAAGSYIEADAGDAGFFKSMIRAFGGYPYSASDDGRNVTINLTGDKGTQRFIDYWQKMSERILSIRSFPSGPTNGITAWRLVDGCPAQLSVDTAESCVLSSSDGRRMAGGAHACLKGRGEAQFREWRFRPSGDRQGIQS; encoded by the coding sequence ATCAGCGGCGGCATCTGCGGTCTGCCCATGGACCCCGGCCCAATGGCTCTGTTCTGCAACAAGGAGGTTCTCGACAGGGCGGGAGTGGGGGAGCCTCCGAGGACCTGGGATGAATATTACGAAGCTGCCAGGAAGACCAAAGCAGCTGGTTCGTACATCGAGGCCGACGCGGGCGATGCAGGCTTCTTCAAATCCATGATCCGGGCATTCGGAGGCTACCCCTATAGCGCCTCAGACGATGGGCGGAATGTCACCATCAACCTGACAGGCGACAAGGGGACCCAGAGGTTTATCGACTACTGGCAGAAGATGTCAGAGAGGATCTTGTCGATAAGAAGCTTTCCGTCTGGTCCGACGAATGGAATCACAGCCTGGCGACTGGTCGACGGCTGCCCTGCTCAGCTGAGCGTGGATACTGCCGAATCTTGTGTCCTCAGCTCCTCGGACGGCCGGAGAATGGCGGGTGGTGCCCATGCCTGTCTGAAAGGCAGGGGAGAAGCACAATTCAGAGAATGGCGGTTCCGTCCTAGCGGTGATCGACAAGGCATCCAAAGCTGA
- a CDS encoding ATP/GTP-binding protein, with amino-acid sequence MLISFSVANYGSIKEKQILSLRRYQSGMESRIVIDDELAGNDISPVAVIYGANASGKSTFLHALSFVKKLVSTSALRPVGQPIRVPFFALSEQTRSEPFRTEIVFTTAKSEYSYRFEINRKGNVSNEELLRINPAGKRRSIQTIFSRQTEKGQRDIIKTSSYMHGAKKHIVDSTRPNSLFLSKAAQENNKDILDAYEWFVPPEDSQVKAIDTPSLSVALFENDKEFQKWVLQLIKKSDLGIGNIEIIPPTTNPPKELVKLYKMMNESDNKQQDDATINKLLRMNRHPALYHYGEQSKSVRLDWHYESAGTLSLWDLAGGLYTCLKKGLPFWIDELSDLHPALMRQLVYIFQSKRSNPNNAQILFTTHDISLLGNFGGLGYALDRDQIWFTEKDANGATSLYPLTDFDPRRDANTEKMYIGGRFGAVPLIDDLPTFA; translated from the coding sequence ATGTTAATCAGCTTCAGCGTAGCAAATTATGGCTCAATTAAGGAAAAGCAAATCCTTTCTTTAAGGCGATATCAAAGCGGCATGGAAAGTCGTATTGTAATTGATGACGAACTAGCCGGTAATGATATTTCCCCAGTTGCAGTGATATACGGCGCGAATGCATCAGGAAAATCTACTTTCCTCCATGCTCTTTCTTTCGTCAAAAAACTAGTTTCGACATCCGCTCTAAGGCCTGTTGGGCAGCCTATCCGCGTCCCGTTCTTCGCTTTATCAGAGCAAACAAGGTCAGAGCCTTTTCGGACTGAAATCGTATTTACAACAGCTAAATCAGAATATAGTTATAGATTCGAAATTAACCGCAAAGGCAACGTGTCCAACGAGGAGCTATTACGAATAAATCCTGCTGGAAAACGAAGATCAATTCAGACAATCTTTTCCAGACAAACAGAGAAAGGACAGCGCGACATAATCAAAACTTCGTCGTATATGCATGGAGCAAAAAAACATATAGTCGATAGTACAAGGCCAAATTCACTCTTCCTTTCTAAAGCAGCTCAAGAGAATAATAAAGATATTTTAGATGCGTATGAATGGTTTGTACCACCAGAAGATAGCCAGGTCAAGGCCATCGATACGCCTAGTCTGAGCGTTGCTCTATTTGAGAACGATAAGGAATTCCAAAAATGGGTATTACAACTAATAAAAAAATCTGATTTAGGCATCGGCAATATCGAAATAATACCACCAACAACAAATCCACCAAAAGAATTAGTAAAATTATATAAGATGATGAATGAGAGCGACAACAAGCAACAAGATGATGCAACAATAAATAAACTGCTTAGGATGAACAGGCATCCGGCCTTATATCATTACGGCGAACAATCTAAATCCGTCCGCCTGGATTGGCATTATGAGTCTGCTGGAACTTTAAGTTTGTGGGACCTCGCAGGAGGCTTATACACCTGCCTAAAAAAGGGATTGCCTTTCTGGATAGACGAATTGTCTGACTTGCATCCTGCCTTAATGCGCCAGCTCGTATATATCTTTCAGTCTAAACGATCCAATCCGAACAACGCTCAAATTTTATTTACGACTCACGATATAAGTCTACTTGGAAATTTCGGCGGACTAGGATACGCATTAGACAGGGATCAAATATGGTTTACTGAGAAAGATGCCAACGGAGCTACCAGCCTATACCCGCTGACTGACTTTGATCCGAGACGAGATGCAAATACAGAAAAAATGTATATTGGTGGGCGCTTTGGAGCTGTACCCCTGATCGACGATTTGCCTACCTTTGCGTAA
- a CDS encoding flavodoxin family protein gives MAKNRWKALATLAVALLLGLGLGALICYAALEPSSALDQTRVRTQEGAAMLGGDKAGRAYAKPRHIGAATKKVFLNASRNVDGNTSSLVKELMGGQDYKQVNLAEYHIPQVGQGDGDFNRVWEQLKGADVIVIGTPVYWSNMSGYLKTFIDHVDVNDDLKGADLYLIVQGSDSDQTRAINATYGTLDRVARRFGLNLVGIAQSKDQAQHLQAVMLGK, from the coding sequence ATGGCGAAGAATCGTTGGAAGGCCCTAGCCACACTGGCGGTGGCCCTGCTGCTGGGTCTGGGACTCGGGGCTTTGATCTGCTATGCGGCCTTGGAACCATCTTCGGCACTGGACCAGACCAGGGTCAGGACCCAGGAAGGAGCCGCCATGCTGGGCGGGGATAAAGCCGGGCGGGCATACGCCAAACCGCGGCACATAGGAGCCGCAACCAAGAAAGTCTTCCTCAACGCCAGCCGGAATGTCGACGGGAACACCTCCTCCCTGGTCAAGGAACTGATGGGAGGTCAGGACTACAAACAGGTCAACCTGGCTGAATACCACATCCCTCAGGTCGGGCAGGGCGACGGGGACTTCAACCGCGTCTGGGAACAGCTCAAAGGAGCGGATGTGATTGTCATCGGCACGCCCGTCTACTGGTCCAACATGTCCGGATACCTGAAGACCTTCATCGACCACGTCGATGTCAACGATGATCTCAAAGGAGCCGACCTCTACCTGATCGTACAGGGGTCGGACAGTGACCAGACCAGGGCCATCAACGCCACTTACGGCACCTTGGACCGCGTGGCCAGACGGTTCGGGCTCAATCTCGTCGGCATCGCCCAGAGCAAGGACCAGGCTCAGCACTTGCAGGCAGTCATGCTAGGAAAGTAG
- a CDS encoding tyrosine-type recombinase/integrase, with the protein MCSDTAYALVKKGTGWPPHFFRRRFDTDLWEATGDVVKVQSLLGHESLATT; encoded by the coding sequence ATCTGCTCCGACACGGCCTACGCGCTGGTCAAGAAGGGAACAGGGTGGCCGCCTCACTTCTTCAGACGACGGTTCGACACGGACTTGTGGGAGGCTACGGGGGATGTGGTCAAGGTGCAGTCGCTCCTTGGCCACGAGTCTCTGGCGACGACATAG
- a CDS encoding InlB B-repeat-containing protein: MRQRPSLAAAALAILLALSCAPALAGGSSSPSEAATPATLENAGKQDPEAPRPDSRQPDAAGSTLTAAPSSSPLATFSPLSHTTLTPASPTRGTSGDAATAQARSPAVRTVSFDTAGGGSVDQQTIPDGGQASRPSPDPSRGGYAFDGWFQGDIAYDFTQPVTGSITLTARWTKADTQHWAISPTQGPAAGGANLTLTPPAQRGIKFSQASLGYMHSAAIGSDGNLYTWGYNGEGQLGDGTNTDRTRPVQVEKPQGAPDGFTWTQVSLGDYYSVAMGSDGQLYAWGSNNYGQLGDGTNTDRTRPVQVEKPQGTSDGFTWKQVDIGWYHSAGIGSDGNLYTWGWNYYGQLGDGTNTDRNTPTLVGKPQGAPDGFTWTQASLGGRHSGAIGSDNNLYTWGWNSNGQLGDGTTTDRNRPGVVDKPQGAHDGFTWTQASLGGWHSAAMGSDGRLYACGLNFNGQLGDGTTNDSYRPVQVVNPAGAPAGFTWEQASLGNSHSSAFGSDGQLYTWGWNQYGQLGDGTTNDRSTPTLVGKPQGAPAGFTWKYAILGRYHSAAFGSDGNLYTWGENNPGQLGRDVTEATPQGRPGVVVFPGAATPTSVLFGQAKATGRITPNPDGTWQASTPKHAPGAVDVTVVWNRNGPQPDAHLQYTFIAPEHQVGFTSKDSACPAPTGMPPSQAVTQDGQAERPQPDPKADGCLFDGWFQDNVAYDFTQPVTHNITLTARWTRTDTQHWTISPAQGPEAGGTKVTLTPPTPRGIRFSQISLGSSHSAGIGSDGNLYAWGNNSSGQLGDGTTTDQNRPVKVGKPQGAPDGFTWKQVSLGGFHSAAIGSDGSLYTWGNNSSGQLGDGSTTTTSRSTPVKVGKPQGAPDGFTWTQVSLGDQHSAAIGSDGSLYTWGRNNYGQLGDGSTTSSSTPVKVGKPQGAPDGFAWTQVSLGDQHSAAIGSDGNLYTWGYNFNGQLGDGTTSSQARPVKVGRPQGVPDGFAWTQVSLGFNHSAALGSDGQLYTWGGNHYGQLGDGTQVDKHTPTQVGKPQGAPDGFTWKQASLGRWYSAAIGSDGSLYTWGSNGDGQLGDGTQVDKHTPTQVGKPQGAPDGFTWKQASLGFNHSAALGSDGSLYTWGYNYYGQLGREPSNAWPASRPGPVGFPGKPQATSICFDQTRWRGACLAAGKNLAPNPDGTWNATTPAYTPGPVPAAIDWTQDGIPQETDTSNTYRYLSIASLPLTGGNGMLLLLATGLLAAGAAAAAKNRRQQTQTNTSHE; this comes from the coding sequence ATGCGTCAGCGTCCGAGCTTGGCGGCCGCCGCTCTGGCCATCCTCCTGGCCCTGTCCTGCGCTCCTGCCCTGGCCGGAGGATCCAGCAGCCCATCGGAAGCAGCCACACCCGCCACCCTGGAAAACGCCGGGAAGCAGGACCCCGAAGCCCCCCGCCCGGATAGCCGGCAGCCCGACGCCGCTGGCAGCACGCTGACCGCAGCCCCGTCATCATCCCCGCTGGCCACGTTCTCGCCCCTGAGCCACACGACCCTGACGCCTGCATCACCCACGCGCGGCACTTCCGGCGATGCTGCCACAGCCCAGGCCCGGTCCCCCGCAGTCCGGACGGTCAGCTTCGACACGGCAGGCGGCGGCAGCGTCGACCAGCAGACCATCCCCGACGGTGGCCAGGCCAGCCGGCCCAGCCCCGACCCGTCCAGGGGCGGGTATGCGTTCGACGGCTGGTTCCAAGGCGACATCGCCTACGACTTCACCCAGCCCGTCACCGGCAGCATCACCCTCACCGCCCGATGGACCAAGGCAGACACCCAGCACTGGGCCATCAGCCCCACCCAAGGGCCCGCAGCCGGAGGCGCCAATCTCACCCTCACCCCGCCAGCACAGCGCGGCATCAAATTCAGCCAGGCCAGCCTAGGCTACATGCATTCCGCGGCCATCGGATCCGACGGCAACCTCTACACCTGGGGATACAACGGCGAAGGCCAGCTGGGCGACGGCACCAACACCGACCGGACAAGGCCAGTCCAAGTTGAAAAGCCCCAAGGCGCACCCGACGGATTCACATGGACACAAGTCAGCCTAGGCGACTATTATTCTGTGGCCATGGGCTCGGACGGGCAGCTCTACGCCTGGGGAAGCAACAACTACGGCCAGCTGGGCGACGGCACCAACACCGACCGGACAAGGCCAGTCCAAGTTGAAAAGCCCCAAGGCACATCCGACGGGTTCACATGGAAACAAGTCGACATTGGCTGGTATCATTCCGCAGGCATCGGCTCGGACGGCAACCTGTACACCTGGGGATGGAACTATTACGGCCAGCTGGGCGACGGCACCAACACCGACCGGAACACGCCGACCCTGGTCGGCAAACCCCAAGGCGCACCCGACGGATTCACCTGGACACAAGCCAGCCTAGGTGGCCGCCATTCCGGGGCCATAGGCTCGGACAACAACCTCTACACCTGGGGATGGAACAGCAATGGTCAGCTGGGCGACGGCACCACCACCGACCGAAACAGGCCGGGCGTGGTCGACAAGCCCCAAGGCGCACACGACGGATTCACCTGGACACAAGCCAGCCTAGGCGGCTGGCACTCTGCGGCCATGGGCTCCGATGGCCGCCTCTATGCTTGCGGATTGAACTTCAACGGGCAGCTGGGCGACGGCACCACCAACGACAGCTACAGGCCGGTCCAGGTCGTCAACCCCGCAGGCGCGCCAGCAGGGTTCACCTGGGAACAAGCCAGCCTAGGCAACTCTCATTCCTCAGCGTTCGGCTCGGACGGCCAGCTCTACACCTGGGGATGGAACCAGTACGGGCAGCTGGGCGACGGCACCACCAACGACAGGAGCACACCGACCCTGGTCGGCAAGCCCCAAGGCGCGCCCGCCGGGTTCACCTGGAAATACGCGATCCTAGGCAGGTATCATTCCGCAGCGTTCGGCTCGGACGGCAACCTGTACACCTGGGGCGAGAACAACCCTGGCCAGCTCGGACGTGACGTCACCGAAGCCACGCCACAGGGCAGGCCGGGCGTGGTCGTCTTCCCTGGCGCCGCCACGCCCACCAGTGTCCTGTTCGGCCAGGCCAAGGCCACGGGGAGGATCACGCCTAACCCTGACGGCACCTGGCAGGCGTCCACGCCCAAGCATGCCCCGGGGGCCGTGGACGTGACCGTCGTCTGGAACAGGAACGGGCCGCAGCCGGACGCGCACCTGCAATACACGTTCATCGCCCCCGAACACCAGGTCGGCTTCACCTCCAAGGACAGCGCCTGCCCCGCCCCCACGGGCATGCCCCCCAGCCAGGCCGTCACCCAGGACGGGCAGGCGGAACGCCCCCAGCCGGACCCGAAAGCCGACGGCTGCCTGTTCGACGGCTGGTTCCAAGACAATGTGGCCTACGACTTCACCCAGCCCGTTACCCATAACATCACCCTGACCGCCCGGTGGACCAGGACGGACACGCAGCACTGGACCATCAGCCCCGCCCAAGGACCCGAGGCCGGCGGCACCAAGGTCACCCTGACCCCGCCCACGCCGCGCGGCATCCGCTTCAGCCAGATAAGCCTCGGCAGCAGCCATTCCGCAGGCATCGGCTCCGACGGCAACCTGTACGCGTGGGGAAACAACAGCAGCGGCCAGCTGGGCGACGGCACCACCACCGACCAGAACAGGCCAGTCAAGGTCGGCAAGCCCCAAGGCGCGCCAGACGGATTCACCTGGAAACAGGTCAGCCTAGGCGGCTTTCATTCCGCGGCCATCGGATCCGACGGCAGCCTCTACACCTGGGGAAACAACAGCAGCGGCCAGCTGGGCGACGGCAGCACCACCACCACCAGCCGGAGCACGCCAGTCAAGGTCGGCAAGCCCCAAGGCGCTCCCGACGGATTCACCTGGACACAGGTCAGCCTGGGCGACCAGCATTCCGCGGCCATCGGATCCGACGGCAGCCTCTACACCTGGGGAAGGAACAACTACGGCCAGCTGGGCGACGGCAGCACCACCAGCAGCAGCACGCCAGTCAAGGTCGGCAAGCCCCAAGGCGCTCCCGACGGGTTCGCCTGGACGCAGGTCAGCCTGGGCGACCAGCATTCCGCGGCCATCGGCTCCGACGGCAACCTGTACACCTGGGGGTACAACTTCAACGGCCAGCTGGGCGACGGCACCACCAGCAGCCAGGCAAGGCCAGTCAAGGTCGGCAGGCCCCAAGGCGTTCCCGACGGGTTCGCCTGGACGCAGGTCAGCCTAGGCTTCAACCATTCCGCAGCTTTAGGCTCCGACGGCCAGCTCTACACCTGGGGAGGCAACCACTACGGCCAGCTGGGCGACGGCACCCAGGTCGACAAGCACACGCCGACCCAGGTCGGCAAGCCCCAAGGCGCGCCAGACGGATTCACCTGGAAACAAGCCAGCCTAGGCAGGTGGTATTCCGCGGCGATCGGCTCCGACGGCAGCCTCTACACCTGGGGAAGCAACGGCGACGGCCAGCTGGGCGACGGCACCCAGGTCGACAAGCACACGCCGACCCAGGTCGGCAAGCCCCAAGGCGCGCCAGACGGATTCACCTGGAAACAGGCCAGCCTAGGCTTCAACCATTCCGCAGCATTAGGCTCCGACGGCAGCCTCTACACCTGGGGATACAACTACTACGGCCAGCTGGGACGCGAACCCTCCAACGCCTGGCCGGCCAGCCGGCCAGGACCGGTCGGCTTCCCCGGAAAACCACAAGCCACCAGCATCTGCTTCGACCAGACCCGGTGGCGAGGCGCCTGCCTTGCCGCCGGCAAAAACCTGGCGCCCAACCCCGACGGCACCTGGAACGCCACCACGCCCGCCTACACGCCAGGCCCCGTCCCCGCAGCCATCGACTGGACCCAGGACGGCATACCACAGGAAACCGACACAAGCAACACCTACCGGTACCTGTCCATCGCCAGCCTGCCCCTGACCGGAGGAAACGGCATGCTCCTCCTGCTCGCCACAGGACTGCTCGCCGCAGGAGCCGCCGCAGCCGCCAAAAACCGACGACAACAAACCCAAACAAACACTTCACACGAGTAA
- a CDS encoding NAD(P)H-binding protein: MNLLILAAYGQIARIVEDRILSEPEFKNVTLTLGLRKSDRLRRLGANPRVTVAEVDLENRRDIDAVMKGQDLVFVDVVDHDPDNAMTRNVIASMKANKVGRVIFANVAGIYGEVPGAFGRWNAEMVGRGLPTAAASDRLLRESGLDYTTLRLCWLTNRDEVRYVTTKRDETFKGVSGSRKSAADLILRIVKDPAIGANDSLGIADPTTEGSDRPVY; this comes from the coding sequence ATGAACCTGCTTATTCTTGCAGCATACGGACAGATAGCCCGCATCGTCGAAGACCGCATCCTGTCCGAACCGGAATTCAAAAATGTCACACTCACCCTGGGACTGAGAAAGAGCGACCGTCTCCGCAGGCTCGGGGCCAACCCCCGTGTGACCGTGGCCGAGGTCGACCTGGAAAACCGGAGAGACATCGATGCCGTCATGAAGGGACAGGACCTGGTTTTCGTGGACGTCGTCGACCACGACCCCGACAACGCCATGACCCGCAACGTGATAGCCTCCATGAAGGCCAATAAGGTGGGCCGCGTCATCTTCGCCAACGTCGCCGGCATCTATGGCGAGGTCCCGGGGGCCTTTGGCAGATGGAACGCGGAGATGGTCGGCAGGGGTCTACCCACCGCCGCAGCCTCCGACCGCCTTCTGAGAGAATCAGGCCTCGACTACACCACCCTCCGCCTGTGCTGGCTGACGAACCGCGACGAGGTCCGATATGTCACCACAAAGCGGGACGAGACCTTCAAGGGGGTATCCGGATCCAGGAAGAGCGCAGCCGACCTGATCCTGCGTATCGTCAAGGACCCGGCCATCGGCGCGAATGACAGCCTGGGAATAGCTGACCCCACCACAGAAGGATCCGACCGGCCCGTCTACTGA
- a CDS encoding cation-translocating P-type ATPase, with the protein MTGLTSDPKHEQSTDTGVIPAGGRGHEQRRSVNGPVLKDPSIVGVDQVALALNVDPDRGLDEAEAARRLDRFGPNELAGAPPVPGWRKFLQQFKDPLVYLLLAATAISLVAWVVERSHPASGGGEPLPFDAIVIMIILILNAALGYAQEAKAERAVDALASMTAPHASVLRGGRVVSLETSRIVPGDVVVLAEGDSVGADGRLFQAAGLRVAEASLTGESLPVGKRPGRLDQPKALGDRTNMVFNGTAVTQGNGRMIVTSTGMDTQVGKIADMLADTQEEPTPLQKEMARVSKLLGLAVCLIAALVLAALALMEGFQTTQDLIDSLLMAVSLAVAAVPEGLTAILTVVLALGVQRMAKHHAIVKKLSSVETLGSASVICSDKTGTLTRNEMTVERVVVPSGQVRLTGTGYAPEGTMQPVEASGSDDQQLTDTIGSSLAEAVEETLMVGAIANDGDLHWQPVEAEPDSQAQSGSGQGHWQSVGDPTEVSLIVAARKVGADAKADGYRRLAEIPFTSERKLMSVLAAPRDGSEGQSRLFCKGAPDVLLGRCDRILEDGQVRPMTSADRERILAQVSHLSGDAYRTLGQAFRPVSGQELSSLTEDDEGERPSSTIGTGQTDRLSKETQRASAVLLSADKVFQESAHLESDLIWAGMVGIIDPPRTEVRQAVAQAHSAGIRTIMITGDHPLTAARIAGDLGITEPGGPACTGEQLDAMDADQLRETTSKVSVYARVAPEHKLKIVESLQDQDKVVAMTGDGVNDAPAVKAADIGVAMGITGTEVTKESAKMILADDNFATIVQAVREGRGIFDNIRKFLRYLLSSNMGEVFTVFGGVVFAGLLGISQPGVAGVTVPLLATQLLWINLLTDAAPALAMGVDPQSDDLMGRPPRSIDDRVIDRNMWVDIVYIGLVMALVTLIGMDMHLSGGLFTDRSVQAIGHEAQMREARTMGFTILVFAQLFNALASRSSRRSAFLGLFGNLWLWGAIGVSILLQMAVVYLPFLGEAFGTVPLRPQAWLECIVLASLVLVASELRKLAMWAVRRLRA; encoded by the coding sequence ATGACTGGGTTGACCAGCGACCCCAAGCATGAGCAATCGACAGATACCGGCGTGATCCCGGCTGGAGGGCGGGGCCATGAGCAGAGGCGCAGCGTGAATGGCCCCGTCCTCAAGGACCCTTCTATAGTAGGTGTCGATCAGGTTGCCCTTGCCCTGAATGTTGACCCCGACCGGGGCCTGGATGAGGCCGAGGCGGCGCGTCGGCTGGACAGGTTCGGTCCTAATGAGCTGGCTGGAGCGCCTCCCGTTCCTGGATGGAGGAAGTTCCTTCAACAGTTCAAGGACCCCTTGGTCTATCTGCTTCTGGCAGCCACGGCCATTTCGTTGGTGGCCTGGGTGGTGGAACGCTCACATCCGGCATCAGGAGGCGGAGAGCCCCTGCCCTTTGATGCCATCGTCATCATGATCATCCTCATCCTTAATGCCGCCCTGGGGTACGCTCAGGAGGCTAAGGCCGAGCGGGCTGTGGATGCTCTGGCGAGCATGACGGCCCCGCACGCCTCGGTGCTGCGAGGCGGCCGGGTGGTCAGCCTGGAGACCAGCAGGATCGTGCCTGGTGATGTAGTAGTCCTGGCTGAAGGCGATTCGGTCGGCGCCGACGGAAGACTGTTCCAGGCCGCAGGTCTGCGCGTGGCCGAGGCATCGCTGACCGGCGAGTCGCTGCCGGTGGGCAAGCGGCCCGGTCGGCTTGACCAGCCCAAGGCTCTGGGCGACAGAACCAACATGGTCTTCAACGGCACCGCAGTGACCCAGGGGAACGGGCGCATGATCGTCACCTCTACTGGTATGGACACCCAGGTCGGGAAGATCGCCGACATGCTGGCTGATACCCAGGAGGAACCCACGCCCCTACAGAAGGAGATGGCCCGCGTCTCCAAGCTCCTCGGACTGGCCGTCTGCTTGATTGCCGCCCTGGTTTTGGCTGCTTTGGCCCTGATGGAAGGCTTTCAGACAACCCAGGATCTGATTGATTCCCTGCTCATGGCCGTATCCCTGGCCGTAGCTGCTGTGCCGGAGGGGCTGACGGCCATCCTGACTGTGGTTCTCGCCCTGGGCGTGCAGCGCATGGCCAAGCATCATGCCATCGTCAAGAAGCTCAGCTCGGTGGAGACCCTGGGATCGGCATCAGTCATCTGCTCCGACAAGACAGGAACTCTTACACGTAATGAAATGACCGTTGAACGGGTGGTCGTCCCCTCGGGGCAGGTCAGGCTCACTGGCACCGGGTACGCTCCGGAGGGAACCATGCAGCCGGTCGAGGCCAGTGGGTCAGATGATCAACAACTGACAGATACCATTGGTTCATCTCTGGCTGAGGCAGTGGAAGAGACCCTGATGGTCGGGGCCATCGCCAACGACGGAGACCTGCATTGGCAGCCGGTCGAGGCCGAACCTGATTCCCAGGCCCAGTCTGGATCCGGGCAGGGTCACTGGCAGAGCGTCGGCGATCCCACGGAGGTCTCTCTGATTGTCGCCGCTCGCAAAGTCGGCGCTGATGCCAAGGCTGACGGCTACCGTCGTTTGGCTGAGATTCCTTTCACGTCCGAGCGCAAGCTCATGTCGGTCCTGGCCGCTCCGCGTGACGGCAGCGAAGGGCAATCGCGCCTCTTCTGCAAGGGTGCTCCCGATGTGCTGCTCGGCCGGTGCGACCGGATTCTCGAAGACGGCCAGGTCAGGCCTATGACTAGCGCTGATCGGGAGAGGATACTCGCCCAGGTCAGCCATCTGTCCGGCGATGCCTACAGGACTCTAGGACAGGCTTTCCGGCCTGTATCCGGTCAGGAACTGTCGTCCCTGACCGAAGATGACGAGGGGGAGAGGCCGTCAAGCACGATTGGGACAGGCCAGACGGACCGTTTGTCTAAGGAGACTCAGCGTGCTTCCGCAGTTCTCCTGTCTGCGGACAAGGTATTCCAGGAGAGCGCCCATTTGGAAAGCGATTTGATCTGGGCGGGCATGGTCGGCATCATCGATCCGCCTCGGACTGAGGTCCGCCAGGCTGTGGCTCAGGCTCACAGTGCCGGCATCAGAACGATCATGATCACTGGCGACCATCCACTCACTGCGGCCAGGATCGCGGGTGACCTGGGCATCACCGAACCCGGCGGCCCCGCCTGCACCGGCGAGCAGCTGGATGCCATGGATGCGGACCAGCTTCGGGAGACCACCTCCAAGGTCTCCGTCTACGCTCGCGTGGCCCCCGAGCACAAGCTGAAGATCGTCGAATCGCTTCAGGACCAGGACAAGGTCGTGGCCATGACCGGCGACGGCGTCAACGACGCCCCTGCTGTAAAGGCTGCGGACATCGGCGTGGCCATGGGCATCACCGGGACCGAGGTCACCAAGGAGTCGGCCAAGATGATTCTGGCGGACGACAATTTCGCCACCATCGTCCAGGCTGTACGAGAGGGCCGGGGCATATTCGACAACATCCGCAAGTTCCTGCGCTACCTGCTCAGCTCCAACATGGGCGAGGTTTTCACGGTCTTCGGGGGCGTGGTTTTTGCGGGTCTTCTGGGCATATCGCAGCCCGGTGTGGCGGGCGTGACCGTGCCGCTCCTGGCCACTCAGCTGCTCTGGATCAACCTTCTGACCGATGCGGCTCCCGCCCTGGCCATGGGAGTGGACCCGCAGAGCGACGATCTGATGGGCCGTCCGCCCCGGTCCATCGACGACCGGGTGATTGACCGGAACATGTGGGTCGACATCGTCTATATCGGCCTGGTCATGGCCTTGGTGACCCTGATTGGCATGGACATGCATTTGAGTGGCGGTCTCTTCACTGACAGGTCGGTCCAGGCGATCGGCCATGAGGCGCAGATGCGTGAGGCGCGGACCATGGGCTTCACGATCCTGGTCTTCGCCCAGCTGTTCAACGCGCTGGCCTCACGCTCATCCCGGAGATCGGCTTTCCTGGGCCTGTTCGGCAATCTCTGGCTCTGGGGCGCCATCGGCGTCTCCATCCTTTTGCAGATGGCTGTGGTCTATCTGCCTTTCCTGGGCGAGGCCTTCGGGACTGTCCCCCTCCGGCCCCAGGCCTGGCTGGAATGCATCGTGCTGGCCTCTCTGGTCCTGGTCGCTTCTGAGCTGCGCAAACTGGCCATGTGGGCAGTCAGACGACTGCGGGCGTGA
- a CDS encoding substrate-binding domain-containing protein codes for MMPNIEAARYAAGWLARHSKARIAMIMASADHYVRDSAEPGLMPECIARSRDRNTDLLLHGCLPALQNHGLPADWDISIAVPGRVQVVCFDNTRESRYSSPPLTTVDSFIAKYALMAVEPPIARIEGYDAGPQVLTDWLSSGRAGHHAPLTEGRLTAQGQCRGFRPVCSSKVHEVILIAGISAADGRRQPGGLRRSGCR; via the coding sequence ATGATGCCCAACATCGAGGCGGCCAGATACGCCGCCGGCTGGCTTGCACGGCATTCCAAGGCTCGGATCGCCATGATCATGGCTTCGGCCGACCACTATGTGCGCGACAGCGCCGAACCCGGTCTCATGCCGGAATGCATCGCGCGCTCACGTGACCGCAATACCGACTTGCTGCTCCATGGATGCCTTCCGGCTCTGCAGAACCATGGCCTCCCCGCCGACTGGGACATCAGCATCGCAGTACCGGGACGGGTTCAGGTCGTCTGTTTCGACAACACCCGTGAATCCCGCTATTCATCGCCCCCGCTCACCACCGTCGATTCTTTTATTGCGAAGTATGCGCTGATGGCTGTAGAGCCGCCGATAGCACGTATTGAGGGATACGATGCTGGCCCGCAGGTGTTGACGGACTGGCTATCGTCTGGCCGAGCGGGACACCACGCGCCGCTGACTGAAGGCCGACTCACAGCACAGGGGCAGTGCCGCGGCTTCCGTCCTGTCTGCTCTTCGAAGGTTCATGAAGTGATTCTAATTGCCGGTATTTCTGCAGCGGACGGCAGGCGGCAACCAGGAGGATTAAGGCGATCAGGCTGCCGATGA